The Sediminitomix flava genome includes a window with the following:
- a CDS encoding C1 family peptidase, with protein sequence MNNFKKSLLALGVMCTSLSAANAQEEVELRNKKDGDYKFQVVTNIEAGKVSNQGRSGTCWSFSSLSFFESEMERMGKDKINLSEMFVVRHTYPDKADRFVRWHGHINFGAGGAFHDVAYVIKNYGIVPEFAYSGLQNGATMHNHGEMDEVLMGIVTAVQARKRAKPTQSWKPAFEGVMDAYLGDYPSEFEYNGKKYTPKTFADEVVGLNADDYVEIGSFTHKPYYEEFELEVPDNWLHHSIQNLPLDEMIEVIDYALMNGYSIAWGADVSEKGFSFRDGLAIVPTDEIEVMAKGKDNQHFSDAGAQKYSVAFQEPVKEKVITPELRQKAYDNYETTDDHGMQLTGIVKDQNGTKYYIVKNSWGEANDCDGYFYASEAYVRYKTIDFMVHKDGIPKHLRKKMNIK encoded by the coding sequence ATGAACAACTTCAAGAAATCGCTCTTAGCGCTTGGCGTAATGTGTACTTCTTTGTCTGCAGCAAATGCACAAGAAGAAGTGGAATTGAGAAATAAGAAAGATGGAGACTATAAGTTTCAGGTAGTTACAAACATTGAAGCTGGTAAAGTATCAAATCAAGGAAGGTCAGGTACTTGTTGGAGTTTCTCTTCTCTTTCATTCTTTGAGTCTGAAATGGAGCGAATGGGAAAGGACAAAATAAACCTTTCTGAAATGTTTGTTGTAAGACACACTTATCCTGATAAAGCAGATCGTTTTGTGAGATGGCATGGTCACATCAATTTTGGTGCTGGAGGTGCTTTTCATGATGTTGCTTATGTAATTAAAAATTACGGTATCGTACCTGAGTTTGCCTATTCTGGATTACAGAACGGCGCTACGATGCACAACCATGGCGAAATGGATGAGGTGTTGATGGGAATAGTTACAGCTGTTCAAGCAAGAAAACGTGCAAAACCAACACAATCTTGGAAACCTGCTTTTGAAGGTGTTATGGATGCTTATTTAGGTGATTATCCTTCAGAGTTTGAATATAATGGTAAAAAATATACTCCAAAAACATTTGCAGACGAAGTAGTTGGATTAAATGCTGATGACTATGTAGAAATCGGTTCATTTACTCACAAACCTTATTATGAAGAGTTTGAATTGGAGGTTCCAGATAACTGGTTACATCATTCAATCCAAAACTTACCATTGGATGAAATGATTGAAGTAATTGATTATGCTTTGATGAATGGCTATTCAATTGCTTGGGGTGCAGATGTAAGTGAGAAAGGATTCTCTTTTAGAGATGGTCTTGCAATCGTACCTACAGATGAAATTGAAGTAATGGCTAAAGGTAAGGATAACCAACACTTCAGTGATGCTGGTGCTCAAAAATATTCAGTTGCTTTCCAAGAGCCTGTAAAAGAGAAAGTAATTACTCCTGAATTACGTCAGAAAGCATATGATAACTATGAAACTACTGACGACCACGGTATGCAATTAACAGGTATCGTTAAAGATCAAAATGGTACAAAGTATTATATCGTGAAAAACTCATGGGGTGAAGCTAATGACTGTGATGGTTATTTCTATGCTAGTGAAGCATATGTAAGATATAAAACAATTGACTTTATGGTTCATAAAGATGGTATTCCAAAACATCTTAGAAAGAAAATGAACATCAAATAA
- a CDS encoding putative quinol monooxygenase translates to MHIRIIKLYIDPNHLDTFREVTKKNFEASIKEEGVIRFDIMEDAERVGEYTILEVFKSSEDREKHFTTAHFKEWDKVAVPLFIAPLESRQYNSVFPDVESDWLGRYKS, encoded by the coding sequence ATGCATATTCGGATTATAAAACTATACATTGACCCTAATCATTTAGATACTTTTAGAGAGGTGACTAAGAAGAATTTTGAAGCCTCAATAAAAGAAGAAGGGGTGATCAGGTTTGATATAATGGAGGATGCTGAGAGGGTAGGAGAATATACTATTCTGGAGGTGTTTAAAAGCAGTGAAGATCGTGAGAAACATTTCACAACAGCGCATTTTAAAGAGTGGGATAAAGTGGCTGTTCCATTGTTTATTGCTCCTTTAGAGTCAAGGCAGTATAATTCGGTTTTTCCAGATGTTGAGAGTGATTGGTTAGGGAGGTATAAGTCCTAA
- the speD gene encoding adenosylmethionine decarboxylase translates to MSALGIQLLGELSGCDKNLINDVEKVEQLMIQAAEKANTTIVKSVFHRFSPHGVSGVVVIQESHLAIHTWPEYGYASIDFFTCGDVSSPKIACEFLAEAFKAEQIEIKEVERGGIIKPETL, encoded by the coding sequence ATGAGCGCACTTGGAATACAACTTTTGGGAGAATTGAGCGGTTGCGATAAAAATTTGATTAATGACGTAGAAAAAGTTGAACAGCTGATGATCCAAGCGGCAGAAAAAGCGAATACAACTATCGTTAAATCAGTATTCCATCGATTTTCACCTCACGGAGTTTCTGGCGTAGTTGTTATTCAAGAAAGTCATTTAGCTATACATACTTGGCCTGAATATGGATATGCTTCAATAGATTTCTTTACCTGTGGAGATGTTTCTTCACCAAAAATTGCTTGCGAATTTTTAGCAGAAGCTTTTAAAGCAGAGCAAATAGAGATTAAAGAAGTTGAAAGAGGAGGAATAATAAAGCCTGAAACGCTATAA
- a CDS encoding cell division protein FtsX, producing MSKITKKVGSYPYANVMFSIVSALFMIGLMGLFGLYANKLTTELQDSIEVQVVLQKFLSEEKRNDLQNRISNLEFVNQNIPIRFVSREEAAQNMIQETGEDFIEFLGGNPLHDVFRISIKKDFLEEPRIEELSKDLKKIEGVYDVIYTKSMISQIQSNIQKVTIVLGGLAIMFLLTVVVLIGNAIRLALFSQRFLIRSMQLVGATPFFIKKPFLSRAFLQGVFGGIIASTLLGLSIFLFSEVFSEMKLIFDMRITLSVFISIILLGGIIGFLSAYFSVNHYLKMKLDQLY from the coding sequence ATGTCAAAAATCACAAAAAAAGTAGGTAGTTATCCATATGCTAATGTCATGTTTAGCATTGTAAGTGCCTTATTTATGATTGGATTGATGGGTTTGTTTGGTTTGTATGCAAATAAACTTACGACTGAACTTCAAGATAGTATTGAGGTTCAAGTAGTATTACAAAAGTTTTTATCTGAAGAAAAAAGAAATGATCTGCAAAACAGAATTTCAAATCTTGAATTTGTAAATCAGAATATTCCGATCCGCTTTGTTTCTAGGGAGGAAGCAGCACAAAATATGATTCAAGAAACAGGTGAAGATTTTATTGAGTTTTTAGGTGGAAACCCTTTACATGATGTATTTAGAATTTCAATCAAGAAGGATTTTTTAGAAGAACCAAGAATAGAAGAGTTGTCAAAAGACCTAAAAAAGATTGAAGGAGTCTATGATGTGATTTATACAAAAAGTATGATCAGCCAGATTCAATCAAATATACAGAAGGTGACGATAGTTTTGGGCGGATTGGCCATCATGTTTTTGCTAACTGTAGTCGTTTTGATTGGTAATGCAATCCGTTTGGCTCTGTTCTCTCAAAGATTCCTAATTCGTAGTATGCAGTTGGTAGGAGCAACACCATTTTTTATCAAGAAACCATTTTTGAGTAGAGCATTTCTACAAGGCGTATTTGGTGGGATAATAGCTTCAACGCTTTTAGGGCTTTCTATTTTTCTATTTTCAGAGGTATTTTCAGAGATGAAGTTGATTTTTGATATGAGGATTACTTTAAGTGTTTTTATCTCAATAATCCTATTAGGTGGTATTATTGGTTTCTTGAGTGCTTACTTCTCTGTGAATCATTATTTGAAAATGAAACTAGATCAACTTTATTAA
- a CDS encoding DUF3098 domain-containing protein: MSQERNGMPFGKLNYKRMLIGLAVLLIGFFIMSIDGEEFGFGFLGLTLGPLVVLTGFGLQFWTILGKGKETNE; the protein is encoded by the coding sequence ATGAGTCAAGAAAGAAATGGAATGCCTTTCGGCAAATTAAATTATAAGAGAATGCTTATCGGTCTAGCCGTTTTACTTATTGGATTTTTCATTATGAGTATTGATGGAGAAGAATTTGGTTTCGGATTTTTAGGCTTAACTCTTGGTCCATTGGTTGTACTTACTGGTTTTGGACTACAATTCTGGACAATTCTTGGGAAAGGAAAAGAAACAAACGAATAG
- a CDS encoding undecaprenyl-diphosphate phosphatase, with translation METLDAIILGIIQGLTEFLPVSSSGHLELGKAILGDSSIPEESLLFTVVVHFATALSTIVVYRKDILHILGGLFQFQWNSETRFSFNIILSMLPAAFVGVMFDKEIESFFGGQITFVGCMLLLTSILLLLADKAKNTGKEVTAASAFMIGVSQAIAIMPGISRSGATISTAVLLGIDRERTARFSFLMVVPLIFGKIAKDMLDIYSGDLVIEHASATPLVVGFIAAFLSGLLACTWMIKLVKKAKLSYFSIYCAVVGIIAISVSLIA, from the coding sequence ATGGAGACTTTAGACGCAATAATCTTAGGGATAATCCAAGGGCTAACAGAATTTTTACCTGTTAGTAGTAGTGGACACTTGGAGTTGGGGAAGGCAATTTTAGGAGATAGTAGTATTCCTGAGGAAAGCCTATTGTTTACTGTTGTTGTTCACTTTGCTACCGCATTGAGTACAATTGTAGTTTATAGAAAAGATATTCTTCACATTTTGGGTGGCTTGTTCCAGTTTCAATGGAATTCTGAAACAAGATTTAGTTTTAATATTATTTTATCAATGCTTCCTGCGGCATTTGTAGGGGTGATGTTTGATAAAGAAATTGAAAGCTTTTTTGGAGGACAAATCACATTTGTTGGATGTATGCTATTGCTAACAAGTATTTTACTTTTGTTAGCTGACAAAGCTAAAAATACAGGTAAGGAAGTAACTGCTGCGAGTGCATTCATGATTGGAGTTTCACAGGCTATTGCAATTATGCCTGGTATTTCTAGATCAGGTGCTACAATTTCAACGGCTGTATTGTTAGGTATTGATAGAGAGCGTACAGCTAGATTTTCATTCTTGATGGTTGTTCCTTTGATCTTTGGAAAGATTGCTAAAGATATGTTAGATATTTATTCTGGAGATTTAGTCATCGAACATGCATCAGCTACACCATTGGTTGTAGGGTTCATTGCAGCCTTTCTATCAGGACTTTTGGCTTGTACTTGGATGATTAAATTGGTGAAAAAAGCAAAATTGTCTTACTTCTCAATTTACTGTGCAGTTGTAGGTATTATTGCAATTAGTGTATCTTTGATTGCTTAA
- the truB gene encoding tRNA pseudouridine(55) synthase TruB, which produces MENKVFDFVAGEVLLLDKPYEWTSFDVVKKIRNTIRIKKVGHAGTLDPLATGLLIVCTGKKTKQIDLIQATEKEYVGELVLGKTTPSVDLETEIDSETDISHLTEQEIIDALEQFRGEIEQVPPAHSAVKVDGKRAYKSAREGKEVKLKSRNVVIKELEIINMDLPVIQFRMVCSKGTYVRSFVRDYGKSLGVGAYMSALKRTRIGEFLVSDAYSVQDFVDLVHKQRENDIKEEK; this is translated from the coding sequence ATGGAAAATAAGGTTTTCGATTTTGTTGCTGGAGAAGTGTTATTGTTAGATAAACCTTACGAGTGGACATCTTTTGATGTAGTTAAAAAGATTAGAAATACTATTCGCATCAAGAAAGTAGGTCATGCAGGAACGCTTGATCCTTTAGCAACTGGTTTGCTGATTGTTTGTACCGGGAAAAAAACGAAGCAAATAGACCTTATTCAAGCAACAGAAAAAGAGTACGTTGGAGAACTTGTACTTGGTAAAACAACGCCTTCTGTTGACCTTGAAACAGAGATCGATTCTGAAACAGATATTTCTCATCTGACTGAGCAAGAAATCATTGATGCTTTAGAGCAGTTTAGAGGAGAAATTGAACAAGTTCCTCCAGCACACTCTGCTGTGAAAGTAGATGGTAAAAGAGCTTATAAGTCTGCAAGAGAAGGAAAAGAAGTTAAGTTGAAATCTCGAAATGTCGTGATCAAAGAATTAGAGATTATCAATATGGATCTTCCTGTTATCCAATTCAGAATGGTATGTTCCAAAGGGACTTACGTTAGAAGTTTTGTGAGAGATTATGGTAAAAGTCTTGGAGTAGGAGCTTATATGTCTGCTTTAAAACGTACAAGAATTGGTGAATTTCTCGTTTCAGATGCATATAGTGTGCAAGATTTCGTAGATTTAGTTCACAAACAACGTGAAAACGATATCAAAGAAGAGAAGTAA
- a CDS encoding bifunctional riboflavin kinase/FAD synthetase, whose translation MKVHYGIESIQNLQNAIVTSGTFDGVHFGHKKIIDRLNEIARVHHGESVLITFWPHPRYVLFPESKHQLKLLSSLNEKINLLEAQGLDHLVILEFTKDFSQLTSKEFIEQILIQAIGTSKLVIGYDHRFGKNREGSFEYLKEHGHLFGFDVEEISKQELEDVAVSSTKIRESLLNGDVEKANKYLGYSYGIEGTVIDGNKIGRSIGFPTANIEVDSDAKLIPQSGVYAVKVKVEGEWYGGMLNIGKRPTVTDDIKEVIEVHIFDFKDTIYTKPIRVEFVKKLRSEMKFDGKTSLVRQLELDEANARKHLNQIKTMQ comes from the coding sequence ATGAAAGTTCATTACGGAATAGAATCAATACAAAATCTGCAAAATGCAATTGTTACAAGTGGAACCTTTGACGGAGTTCACTTCGGTCATAAAAAAATTATTGATCGATTAAATGAAATTGCAAGAGTCCATCATGGAGAAAGTGTTCTTATAACTTTTTGGCCTCATCCAAGGTATGTTCTTTTTCCTGAAAGTAAGCATCAGTTGAAACTACTAAGTTCTCTGAATGAGAAAATTAATCTTTTAGAAGCTCAAGGTTTAGATCATTTGGTCATTCTTGAGTTTACCAAAGATTTCTCTCAACTGACTTCCAAAGAATTTATTGAGCAGATATTAATTCAAGCGATCGGAACTTCTAAATTGGTGATTGGCTATGATCATAGGTTTGGGAAAAATAGAGAAGGTAGTTTTGAATATTTGAAAGAACACGGACATCTATTTGGTTTTGACGTCGAAGAAATTTCGAAGCAAGAGTTGGAAGATGTAGCTGTTAGTTCTACAAAAATCAGAGAATCTCTATTGAACGGAGATGTAGAAAAAGCCAATAAATACTTAGGTTATTCTTACGGAATTGAAGGGACAGTCATTGATGGAAATAAAATTGGACGTTCTATTGGGTTTCCAACGGCTAACATTGAAGTAGACTCAGATGCTAAATTAATACCTCAGTCAGGAGTATATGCTGTAAAAGTTAAGGTAGAGGGAGAATGGTATGGCGGAATGCTAAATATTGGAAAAAGACCTACCGTAACTGATGATATTAAAGAAGTAATAGAAGTACATATTTTTGATTTTAAAGATACTATTTACACAAAACCTATTCGAGTAGAATTTGTAAAGAAGTTAAGATCAGAAATGAAATTTGATGGGAAAACAAGTCTCGTTAGACAGCTTGAACTAGATGAAGCAAATGCGAGAAAACATCTTAATCAAATAAAAACAATGCAATAA
- a CDS encoding bifunctional 5,10-methylenetetrahydrofolate dehydrogenase/5,10-methenyltetrahydrofolate cyclohydrolase, protein MQLIDGKATSKAIKLEIKDKVEEITKNGGKRPHLAAVLVGNDGASQTYVNSKVKSCEEVGFESTLIRLEEDTTEEKLLEVVAQLNNDAAVDGFIVQLPLPKHIDEKKVTEAIDPNKDVDGFHPTNLGKMLLDLPTYLPATPYGIIQLLERYNIETSGKKCVIIGRSHIVGSPMSVLMARNSKVGNCTVTLTHSRTKDLAAETREADILIVALGRAEFVTADMVKEGTVIVDVGITRVKDDSKKSGFALKGDVKFDEVAPKASFITPVPGGVGPMTVCSLMMNTLQAAEGKKA, encoded by the coding sequence ATGCAACTAATAGACGGAAAAGCTACCTCGAAAGCAATCAAACTTGAAATCAAAGATAAAGTAGAAGAGATTACAAAAAACGGAGGGAAAAGACCTCACCTTGCAGCAGTTCTTGTAGGTAATGATGGTGCTAGCCAAACTTATGTGAACAGTAAAGTGAAATCTTGTGAAGAAGTAGGCTTTGAATCTACTTTAATCCGTTTAGAGGAAGACACAACTGAAGAAAAACTATTGGAAGTAGTAGCGCAATTAAATAATGATGCAGCAGTTGATGGATTTATTGTTCAATTGCCCCTTCCAAAACATATTGATGAAAAGAAAGTAACTGAAGCAATTGACCCAAATAAAGATGTAGATGGATTCCATCCAACAAACTTAGGGAAAATGCTTCTTGATTTACCAACGTACTTGCCAGCGACTCCTTACGGAATTATTCAATTGTTAGAACGTTATAACATTGAAACTTCAGGTAAGAAATGTGTAATCATTGGTCGTAGCCATATTGTAGGTTCTCCAATGAGTGTGCTAATGGCTCGTAATTCTAAAGTTGGAAACTGTACAGTAACGCTTACGCATAGTAGAACTAAGGATTTAGCAGCTGAAACAAGAGAAGCTGATATTCTTATTGTCGCATTAGGTAGAGCTGAGTTTGTAACTGCTGATATGGTTAAAGAAGGTACTGTAATTGTTGACGTAGGAATTACAAGAGTAAAAGACGACTCTAAGAAGAGTGGTTTTGCACTAAAGGGAGACGTTAAATTTGATGAAGTAGCTCCAAAAGCTAGTTTCATTACTCCTGTACCTGGTGGTGTTGGTCCGATGACAGTTTGTTCATTGATGATGAATACACTTCAAGCAGCAGAAGGAAAAAAAGCATAA
- a CDS encoding 7-carboxy-7-deazaguanine synthase QueE: protein MENLKDTVQITYPVMEAFYTIQGEGKYQGHAAYFIRLAGCDVGCVWCDVKESWEEEGHPILSVDEIVNEAKKYPGRLAVITGGEPCMHDLSPLTTALKEAGFHINIETSGAHELSGHIDWVCFSPKKFKAPLDEFYQKADELKVVIFHKSDFAWAEEHASKLGDDCLLYLQPEWGKSAKILPMIVDYVKDNPKWKISLQVHKYMDIP from the coding sequence ATGGAAAATCTAAAGGATACGGTTCAAATCACTTACCCTGTAATGGAGGCATTTTATACCATTCAAGGGGAGGGGAAGTATCAAGGACATGCAGCCTATTTTATTCGATTGGCTGGTTGCGATGTCGGATGTGTATGGTGTGATGTCAAAGAGTCTTGGGAAGAAGAAGGACATCCTATTTTATCTGTTGACGAGATTGTCAATGAAGCAAAAAAATACCCTGGAAGACTTGCGGTTATTACAGGAGGAGAGCCTTGTATGCATGACCTTTCTCCTTTAACTACTGCACTTAAAGAAGCAGGGTTTCATATTAATATAGAAACATCTGGAGCTCATGAATTGAGTGGTCATATTGATTGGGTATGTTTCTCGCCGAAAAAATTCAAAGCACCATTAGATGAGTTTTATCAAAAGGCTGATGAGCTTAAAGTAGTTATTTTCCATAAAAGTGATTTTGCTTGGGCTGAAGAGCATGCTTCAAAATTAGGAGATGATTGTTTGTTGTATTTGCAGCCCGAATGGGGGAAAAGTGCTAAAATACTTCCAATGATCGTTGACTATGTAAAAGATAATCCGAAGTGGAAAATTTCACTACAAGTACATAAGTATATGGATATTCCATAA
- a CDS encoding DUF2461 domain-containing protein, which produces MNVENILNFLSELKENNDKEWFDQNRSRYQKVKKEFESVIQEVIDGLSLIDESIADQEPKKCIFRIFRDVRFSKNKTPYKTNFGAFISKEGRKSHFGGYYLHLEPGKCMIAGGSYMPEAEALKKIRQEIDYNADDFLSILNNKDFSSNYGGLVGDQLKTAPKGYPKDHPQIELLRFKSFIVSKSVSDKDILAISVDDLVQQFSILKPFNDFLNVAIKD; this is translated from the coding sequence ATGAACGTCGAAAATATATTAAACTTCCTAAGTGAGTTAAAAGAGAATAATGATAAGGAGTGGTTTGATCAGAATAGATCAAGATATCAGAAAGTGAAGAAAGAATTTGAGTCAGTTATTCAAGAGGTAATTGATGGACTCTCTCTTATAGACGAATCTATAGCTGATCAAGAACCTAAAAAATGTATTTTCAGAATTTTTAGAGATGTTCGTTTCAGTAAGAATAAGACCCCTTATAAAACTAATTTTGGGGCTTTCATATCAAAGGAAGGAAGAAAAAGTCATTTCGGAGGGTATTATTTACATTTAGAACCAGGTAAATGTATGATTGCAGGAGGTTCATATATGCCCGAAGCAGAAGCCTTGAAGAAAATTAGGCAAGAAATAGACTATAATGCTGATGATTTTTTATCTATTTTAAATAATAAAGATTTTTCATCTAATTATGGAGGTTTAGTAGGAGATCAGCTTAAGACTGCACCAAAAGGTTATCCGAAAGATCATCCTCAAATAGAATTGTTGAGGTTTAAGAGTTTTATAGTCTCTAAAAGTGTTTCGGATAAAGATATTCTTGCTATTTCTGTAGATGATTTAGTGCAACAATTTTCGATCTTGAAACCCTTCAATGATTTTCTTAACGTAGCTATTAAAGATTAA
- a CDS encoding TrkH family potassium uptake protein, with translation MSWKEKIDSVLFGWRDIAFKFLSWVVTLNVILGFYLLIYRYGFLPTDDEIFLIFKQFDGVFAVFVFNYLIRLVFTSYRREYIKNTKWEGILITLLFIHGSINSIFEVKGLYLLADLINPSGSLRTYQHFLSIVLVLLINTEVAKWSTKLSKLSIKPATTFILSFVLLILLGALLLMMPAVNHTEKSLNFIDALFTSTSASCVTGLAVVDTGMFFNLKGQLIILFLAQVGGIGIITFATFFATFLTQGVGLKQQLMIQDMLSGEDLGSVRQLLTRVVLLTLSIEALGTIAIFFSWGEDLIFNSFAQKVFYSIFHGISAFCNAGFSLFPDSLNTSMLSDATVNFKVPGMHIDIRNMYGLHFVVAIIIVLGSVGFSTIGEIFSVNKIKRKIMKPWKAYRLSTSISLKVTGFLLLLGTVAVLVLEFDKMENLTFTEALITSFFQSVTTRTAGFNSMDFGSMHTSTLIIMMLLMFIGASPGSTGGGIKTTTIYIIAISVYSNITGQDRITKGRRTIPNEISLKAVSIFLFASMYNLIAIFLLSVTEESNPDISLLELMFEQTSAFSTAGLSMGITSSVSTLGKLVLILSMYLGRVGTLTLALALSTPSKSNKYLYPEEAVMVG, from the coding sequence ATGAGCTGGAAAGAGAAAATAGACAGTGTCCTTTTTGGATGGAGAGATATTGCCTTTAAGTTCTTGTCTTGGGTAGTTACGCTAAACGTTATTTTAGGTTTTTACCTCCTTATATATAGGTATGGTTTTTTGCCAACTGATGATGAGATCTTTCTAATATTTAAACAATTTGACGGCGTGTTCGCTGTATTTGTGTTTAATTATCTGATACGCTTGGTCTTTACTTCATACAGGCGAGAGTATATAAAAAATACAAAATGGGAGGGGATTTTAATAACCCTATTATTTATTCATGGTTCAATCAATTCCATATTTGAGGTAAAAGGTTTATACCTTTTAGCAGATTTGATTAACCCGAGTGGTAGCTTACGAACTTATCAGCATTTCCTTTCAATAGTCTTAGTTCTTCTAATAAATACTGAGGTAGCAAAATGGAGTACTAAACTGAGCAAACTATCAATTAAACCTGCTACTACATTTATTCTTAGTTTTGTTCTATTGATTTTATTAGGTGCATTACTATTAATGATGCCTGCTGTAAATCATACTGAAAAAAGTCTAAATTTTATCGATGCCCTTTTTACTTCTACGAGTGCATCTTGTGTTACTGGTTTAGCAGTGGTAGACACTGGAATGTTCTTTAATTTGAAAGGTCAACTCATAATTCTGTTTTTGGCGCAGGTTGGAGGGATTGGTATAATTACTTTCGCTACATTCTTTGCAACATTCTTAACTCAAGGTGTAGGCTTGAAGCAACAACTTATGATTCAAGATATGTTGAGTGGGGAAGATTTAGGCTCTGTGCGTCAACTTTTAACTAGAGTAGTTCTGCTTACATTATCAATCGAAGCACTTGGTACTATAGCGATATTTTTTAGTTGGGGAGAAGATTTAATTTTCAATTCGTTTGCTCAGAAAGTGTTTTATTCAATCTTTCATGGGATTTCAGCATTCTGTAATGCTGGCTTTAGCCTATTTCCAGATAGTTTAAACACATCAATGTTGTCAGATGCTACTGTGAATTTTAAAGTACCAGGTATGCATATTGATATTAGAAATATGTATGGACTGCATTTTGTAGTTGCAATTATTATTGTTTTAGGTAGTGTAGGTTTTTCAACTATTGGAGAAATTTTTTCTGTAAATAAAATAAAGAGAAAGATAATGAAGCCTTGGAAGGCCTATCGATTAAGTACATCTATATCTTTAAAGGTTACAGGATTCTTATTATTGTTGGGTACGGTGGCTGTTTTGGTTTTAGAATTTGATAAAATGGAAAACCTAACATTTACAGAGGCCTTGATCACATCTTTTTTCCAATCGGTAACTACTCGTACTGCTGGTTTTAATTCCATGGACTTTGGTAGTATGCATACTTCTACATTAATCATTATGATGTTGCTGATGTTTATTGGTGCTTCTCCAGGTTCTACAGGAGGGGGGATTAAAACCACAACTATATATATAATTGCAATTTCTGTTTATTCTAACATTACAGGGCAAGATAGAATCACAAAGGGGAGGAGGACAATCCCGAATGAAATATCTCTAAAAGCTGTTTCAATATTCTTGTTTGCTTCTATGTATAATTTAATAGCCATTTTTCTTCTTTCAGTAACAGAAGAGTCTAATCCAGATATTTCTTTGTTGGAGTTAATGTTTGAGCAAACATCTGCGTTTTCAACTGCTGGATTAAGTATGGGAATCACTTCATCTGTGAGTACTCTTGGTAAACTAGTACTTATTTTATCGATGTATTTAGGTCGTGTAGGAACCCTAACCCTTGCCCTGGCATTGAGTACTCCCTCTAAATCAAATAAATACTTATATCCTGAAGAGGCTGTTATGGTTGGTTAA